From Brassica oleracea var. oleracea cultivar TO1000 chromosome C3, BOL, whole genome shotgun sequence, a single genomic window includes:
- the LOC106333842 gene encoding uncharacterized protein LOC106333842, whose product MLLACTIFLNTPKDKTHKDQSTAIMARNNPYVYTKMEKEDPQELIHRRAQFLIQKVLERADNRTRQQHQRKRSSGPLIIIRVTGIRMRIGKKLRKLRKNNSCLCKNLISRFIKSFKRFLSSSSSSRTISDLPPLFSLQV is encoded by the coding sequence ATGTTATTAGCTTGCACAATCTTTCTAAATACTCCAAAGGACAAAACTCACAAGGATCAATCAACGGCAATAATGGCGAGGAATAATCCATACGTATACACAAAGATGGAGAAAGAAGATCCCCAAGAGCTAATTCACAGAAGAGCTCAATTTCTAATTCAGAAGGTTCTAGAACGGGCAGACAACAGGACAAGACAGCAGCACCAGAGGAAGAGATCATCTGGACCGTTGATTATAATCAGAGTAACTGGAATAAGAATGAGAATCGGTAAGAAGCTAAGGAAGCTGAGGAAGAATAATAGTTGCCTTTGCAAAAATCTTATCTCTCGTTTCATCAAATCGTTTAAACGATTCTTGTCGTCCTCGTCTTCTTCACGAACTATCTCTGATCTTCCTCCTCTATTCTCTCTTCAAGTTTGA